A window from Gymnogyps californianus isolate 813 chromosome 27, ASM1813914v2, whole genome shotgun sequence encodes these proteins:
- the MAPKAPK2 gene encoding MAP kinase-activated protein kinase 2 isoform X2, which translates to MSSSALRFGLCSQMLQDCPKARREVELHWRASQCAHIVRIMDVYENLYQGRKCLLIVMECLDGGELFSRIQDRGDQAFTEREASEIMKSIGEAIQYLHSINIAHRDVKPENLLYTSKRPNAVLKLTDFGFAKETTTHNSLATPCYTPYYVAPEVLGPEKYDKSCDMWSLGVIMYILLCGYPPFYSNHGLAISPGMKKRIRMGQYEFPNPEWSEVSEEVKQLIRNLLKTDPTQRMTITEFMNHPWIMQSMQVPQTPLHTSRVLKEEKDLWEDVKEEMTSALATMRVDYEQIKIKKIEDSSNPLLMKRRKKANPTEPAALPH; encoded by the exons ATGCTGCAGGACTGCCCGAAGGCCCGCAGGGAAGTGGAGCTGCACTGGAGGGCGTCGCAGTGTGCGCACATCGTCCGCATCATGGACGTCTACGAGAACCTCTACCAGGGGAGGAAGTGTCTGCTCATCGTCATGGAGTG cttGGACGGCGGGGAGCTCTTCAGCCGAATTCAAGACAGGGGAGACCAGGCCTTCACAGAACGGG aGGCTTCAGAGATAATGAAGAGCATTGGGGAAGCCATTCAGTACCTACACTCAATCAACATCGCACACCGGGACGTGAAG CCGGAAAACCTCTTGTACACCTCCAAAAGGCCCAATGCTGTGCTAAAACTCACGGACTTTGGCTTTGCTAAAGAAACCACCACGCACAACTCCTTGGCCACTCCGTGCTACACGCCGTACTACGTGG CCCCGGAGGTGCTGGGCCCGGAGAAGTACGACAAGTCCTGTGACATGTGGTCCCTCGGTGTCATCATGTACATTCT GCTGTGCGGGTACCCCCCCTTCTACTCCAACCATGGCCTGGCCATCTCACCCGGCATGAAGAAGCGAATCCGAATGGGCCAGTACGAGTTTCCCAATCCTGAATGGTCCGAAGTGTCGGAGGAAG TTAAGCAGCTGATCCGCAACCTGCTGAAGACGGACCCGACCCAGCGCATGACGATAACGGAGTTCATGAACCACCCCTGGATCATG CAATCCATGCAGGTGCCCCAGACTCCACTGCACACCAGCCGTGTgctgaaagaggagaaggaTCTGTGGGAGGATGTGAAG GAGGAGATGACGAGCGCGCTGGCCACCATGCGAGTGGACTACGAACAAATCAAGATCAAGAAAATCGAAGATTCCTCGAACCCTTTGCTGATGAAGAGGCGGAAGAAAGCAAACCCCACCGAGCCTGCCGCGCTCCCCCACTGA